One genomic region from Quercus robur chromosome 4, dhQueRobu3.1, whole genome shotgun sequence encodes:
- the LOC126723733 gene encoding F-box protein At5g49610-like isoform X1, translating into MEVIFSNQDLAMEILSRLSAKNLLRCKCVSKRWMGLISDPSFVRIHHQRSRCILGLLVQEFKEYGGNFRGDDYFLYTSVNGELGIFKLMDESFPQPTSVIMASCDGLICYRSRRTRDVEVLDIVVWNPMTQERLTLRPTDCHVGSIFGLAFYPFGSSTKMIPCFKVVSIQRPKHDQNSYSFVIYSSETGKWKTSLEVCYCKDELHKNKHIYVNGRFYWLTSNQNIITFEVDEELSGVITVPGSKWLDGGARLACLGDSDGYLHYVCIDMSELRVWMLTDPCKPIWVLKHHINIDQFGEESRDHYIHRVRHSPEMIGDSFVVDAQTFHDEVVYLSIRGRLCSYDFKTGRLRFFFNGSYLRHMTKVQATVLPYTPTLATIGIPWLKQNSGSASISFASTSFNYQGRPRKKLKTRKT; encoded by the coding sequence ATGGAAGTCATTTTTTCAAACCAAGATTTAGCAATGGAAATTTTAAGTCGCTTGTCAGCTAAGAACCTTTTAAGGTGCAAGTGTGTCTCCAAGAGATGGATGGGCCTTATATCTGATCCATCCTTTGTGCGTATTCACCATCAGAGGTCAAGATGCATTTTGGGACTCCTTGTTCAAGAGTTTAAGGAGTATGGGGGGAATTTTCGTGGAGATGATTATTTCCTTTACACTAGTGTTAATGGTGAATTGGGCATTTTTAAATTGATGGATGAAAGTTTCCCTCAACCGACTTCTGTCATTATGGCTTCATGTGATGGACTCATCTGTTATAGAAGTCGTCGGACTAGGGATGTAGAGGTGCTGGACATAGTTGTTTGGAACCCAATGACCCAGGAACGGTTAACCTTGAGACCCACTGACTGTCATGTTGGTAGCATCTTTGGATTGGCTTTCTACCCATTTGGTTCTTCCACAAAGATGATCCCTTGCTTTAAAGTGGTCAGCATTCAGCGTCCAAAACATGACCAAAATTCCTACTCCTTTGTGATCTACTCATCGGAGACTGGGAAATGGAAAACTTCCCTTGAAGTTTGCTATTGCAAGGATGAGCTTCACAAGAACAAACATATTTATGTTAATGGAAGGTTTTACTGGTTGACAAGCAATCAGAACATTATCACTTTTGAGGTGGATGAGGAGTTATCTGGAGTCATTACAGTGCCAGGTTCTAAGTGGTTGGATGGAGGTGCAAGATTGGCTTGCCTTGGGGATTCAGATGGGTATCTTCATTATGTGTGTATAGATATGTCTGAACTTAGGGTCTGGATGTTAACAGATCCTTGCAAGCCCATTTGGGTTCTTAAGCACCATATAAATATAGATCAatttggtgaagaatcaagGGATCATTATATCCATCGTGTACGGCACTCTCCTGAAATGATTGGGGATTCGTTTGTAGTGGATGCTCAAACTTTCCATGATGAAGTTGTGTATTTGTCTATACGAGGTAGGTTATGTTCGTACGATTTCAAAACTGGAAGGCTAAGATTCTTCTTTAATGGTTCGTACCTGAGGCACATGACTAAAGTTCAGGCTACTGTGCTCCCATATACACCAACCTTGGCAACAATTGGCATTCCCTGGTTGAAACAGAATTCTGGTAGTGCTTCTATTTCTTTTGCTTCAACATCTTTTAATTACCAAGGAAGAcctagaaaaaaattgaaaacaaggaAGACCTag
- the LOC126723733 gene encoding F-box protein At5g49610-like isoform X2, translating to MEVIFSNQDLAMEILSRLSAKNLLRCKCVSKRWMGLISDPSFVRIHHQRSRCILGLLVQEFKEYGGNFRGDDYFLYTSVNGELGIFKLMDESFPQPTSVIMASCDGLICYRSRRTRDVEVLDIVVWNPMTQERLTLRPTDCHVGSIFGLAFYPFGSSTKMIPCFKVVSIQRPKHDQNSYSFVIYSSETGKWKTSLEVCYCKDELHKNKHIYVNGRFYWLTSNQNIITFEVDEELSGVITVPGSKWLDGGARLACLGDSDGYLHYVCIDMSELRVWMLTDPCKPIWVLKHHINIDQFGEESRDHYIHRVRHSPEMIGDSFVVDAQTFHDEVVYLSIRGRLCSYDFKTGRLRFFFNGSYLRHMTKVQATVLPYTPTLATIGIPWLKQNSGSASISFASTSFNYQGRPRKKLKTRKT from the coding sequence GTGCAAGTGTGTCTCCAAGAGATGGATGGGCCTTATATCTGATCCATCCTTTGTGCGTATTCACCATCAGAGGTCAAGATGCATTTTGGGACTCCTTGTTCAAGAGTTTAAGGAGTATGGGGGGAATTTTCGTGGAGATGATTATTTCCTTTACACTAGTGTTAATGGTGAATTGGGCATTTTTAAATTGATGGATGAAAGTTTCCCTCAACCGACTTCTGTCATTATGGCTTCATGTGATGGACTCATCTGTTATAGAAGTCGTCGGACTAGGGATGTAGAGGTGCTGGACATAGTTGTTTGGAACCCAATGACCCAGGAACGGTTAACCTTGAGACCCACTGACTGTCATGTTGGTAGCATCTTTGGATTGGCTTTCTACCCATTTGGTTCTTCCACAAAGATGATCCCTTGCTTTAAAGTGGTCAGCATTCAGCGTCCAAAACATGACCAAAATTCCTACTCCTTTGTGATCTACTCATCGGAGACTGGGAAATGGAAAACTTCCCTTGAAGTTTGCTATTGCAAGGATGAGCTTCACAAGAACAAACATATTTATGTTAATGGAAGGTTTTACTGGTTGACAAGCAATCAGAACATTATCACTTTTGAGGTGGATGAGGAGTTATCTGGAGTCATTACAGTGCCAGGTTCTAAGTGGTTGGATGGAGGTGCAAGATTGGCTTGCCTTGGGGATTCAGATGGGTATCTTCATTATGTGTGTATAGATATGTCTGAACTTAGGGTCTGGATGTTAACAGATCCTTGCAAGCCCATTTGGGTTCTTAAGCACCATATAAATATAGATCAatttggtgaagaatcaagGGATCATTATATCCATCGTGTACGGCACTCTCCTGAAATGATTGGGGATTCGTTTGTAGTGGATGCTCAAACTTTCCATGATGAAGTTGTGTATTTGTCTATACGAGGTAGGTTATGTTCGTACGATTTCAAAACTGGAAGGCTAAGATTCTTCTTTAATGGTTCGTACCTGAGGCACATGACTAAAGTTCAGGCTACTGTGCTCCCATATACACCAACCTTGGCAACAATTGGCATTCCCTGGTTGAAACAGAATTCTGGTAGTGCTTCTATTTCTTTTGCTTCAACATCTTTTAATTACCAAGGAAGAcctagaaaaaaattgaaaacaaggaAGACCTag